The Thalassotalea sp. LPB0316 nucleotide sequence AAGTGCCCGGGTACCGAAGTACGCGAAGAATACAAACGCGGTTTTGGGGTACCCACCTTAATTGCTGTGCACCCTGAAAACGATCCAAATGGCGACGGTTTAGCCATTGCCAAAGCCTACGCAAGCGCCACTGGTGGTGATCGCGCTGGTGTTCTAGAGTCATCATTTATTGCGGAAGTAAAATCTGACCTAATGGGTGAGCAAACCATTTTATGTGGCATGTTACAAACCGGCGCGATTTTAGGTCATCAGCAGTTAGTCGCTAATGGCGTTGAAGCAGGCTATGCCCGTAAATTGATTCAATACGGTTGGGAAACGGTTACCGAAGGGTTAAAACACGGCGGTATCACCAATATGATGGATAGACTGTCGAACCCAGCGAAAATCAAAGCCTACGACATGGCGGATGAGTTAAAAGATATTTTACGCCCGTTGTTTGAAAAACACATGGACGATATTATCGATGGCACATTCTCAACCACCATGATGGAAGATTGGGCAAACGATGATGCCAACCTATTAACTTGGCGTGCACAAACGGCTGAAACATCATTTGAATTAGCCCCTGATTGCGACACCGAAATCACCGAGCAAGAGTTTTACGACAAAGGGATTTTCTTAGTCGCGATGATCAAAGCAGGTGTAGAATTGGCCTTTGAGTCGATGGTTGCGGCCGGCATTATTGAAGAGTCAGCTTATTACGAGTCGTTACACGAAACACCGTTAATTGCCAACTGTATCGCGCGTAACAAATTATATGAAATGAACGTGGTTATTTCAGATACTGCCGAATACGGTAACTATTTATTTAGCCATGCGGCTGTACCATTACTATCTGATTTTGTTAGTAAACTTTCGTTAGAAGATTTAGGACAAGGTTTAGCTGATCCGTCAAACCAAGTTGATAATCAACGCTTAATCGAAGTCAATGACGCCATTCGCAATCACAGCGTTGAAATCATCGGTAAAGAGCTGCGCGGTTACATGACCGATATGAAGCGCATTGTAAGTGATAGCTTATAGCTCGATTGAAACAGGTGCTCGCTGACTGAAATTACCAAGTAAAGTTGTCGGGTAGATTCAGTTAAAAAGCGGTACGAGTTGCACCTCGTACCGCTTTTTTATTACCACAATTTTAATATTTTCTATCGGACTTGGCCGTCACCAATAACAACAAACTTCTGCGTGGTTAATGCTGCTAACCCCATCGGGCCATAAGCATGTAGTTTACTCGTTGAAATGCCAATTTCCGAGCCTAAGCCAAGCTCACCACCATCTGAAAAGCGCGATGAGGCATTAACCATGACAACAGACGAGTTAATTTGGCGAATAAATTGCTGCGTTCGCGACGTATCTTGGCTGACAATCACTTCGGTATGATCTGAGGTGTAGCGATTAATATGGTCAATGGCAGCACTAAAACTATCAACCACTTTAATGGCGATTTCCTGCGCCAAGTATTCTGCCTGAAAATCACTTTCATCAGCTAACTCTGCATTATTAAAATAAGGCAGTGCTAACTCACAGGCATGAATTTTTACCTTAAATTGAGCGAGTGCTTGCTGTGCCTGAGGTAAAAATTGACTGGCAATATCTTGGTGAACGAGTAGCGTTTCTATGGCATTACAGGCACTAGGGCGCTGTGTTTTGCCATTAACCAAAATCGCTAACGCTTTATCTAAGTTGGCAAATTTATCGATAAACAGATGACAAACGCCCTTAAAATGCTGGATCACCGGAATTTGGCTTTTCTCTGTCACCATAGTAATTAAGCCTTCACCACCGCGGGGTATCACTAAATCGATATACTCTCGCATGGTGAGTAACTGTTCTATCATTTGGCGTGATGTATCCGGGATCACGGTAGCAATTGCCGTTGGCAGTAGATGAGCGACAAGCGCTTGGTGTATACACTTTGCAAGTGCCAGATTACTGTGAATCGCCTCGCTGCCGCCACGCAAAATAACCCCGTTACCCGATTTAATACACAAAGCAGCAGCTTCTGCCGTCACGTTAGGTCGAGCCTCGTAAATCATCGCAATAACACCCAACGGGATACGCATTTTGCCGACTTGTAAACCATTAGGACGTAAAGTTGTTTGGTCGATCGTGCCGACGGGATCGGGCAAACTAATAATTTCTCGAATGGCCTCAGCGATATCGACGATCCGTTGCTCGGTCAACAATAAGCGATCGAGCATAGCTTCTGTTAAGCCTTTTGCTCGCCCCGCTTCAATATCTTTAGTATTGGCTAATAAAATATCATCAATGCTTTGCTCAATGGTATCGGCAATAGTGCGCAATAAATCATTTTTCTCAGTCGCGGTGCACTGAGCTATCGTTAAACTGGCTTGTTTTGCTGCTTGCGCAGCGAGTTTCATATCAAATTCGTTAGCACTTTGCATCGTCTATTCCTTGTGTTGAGCATTGATTAAAACCAAATCGTCGCGATGAACAATCACTTTGCTCGGACAAAAACCCAAAAGCTTTTCAAATGAGTCACTGTGTTGACCTTTAATTTTATTGAGATCGCGACTGTTGTATTGACTAATACCTTTGGCAATAATCTGTTCACTGGTTTGGCAGCGCATTTCTATTGAATCACCAACGTCAAACTGGCCGTTAACTTGGACGATCCCTGACGCTAATAAACTTGCGCCCTTGGTAGTCAACGCTTTACTAGCGCCGGCATCAAGTACGAGTTGACCAGCACTTTTTAAGGTATGTTTAAGCCAGTGCTTTTTCGCTTTAGTCACGCTATCTTGCGGTGTAAATAAAGTGCCGGGATTTTCGCCACGCAATAGCTGGTCAAACGCTTCAGGCTGAGCACCATCAACAATAAACGTAGCAATACCGTTATCTACGGCTTTTTCGGCGGCTTGAATTTTAGTTTTCATGCCACCAGTGGCAATATGATTTTGGCTACCGCCAGCCATCGCATAGATTGCTGGCGTGATCTGATTGATCACCTTCAGCTTTTTAGCTTGTGGATTCGTTCGCGGGTCTTGATCATAAACGCCATCGACATCGCTTAAAATTAATAGGCAATCTGCCTCACTGACCATAGCAACGAGCGCCGCCAAGTTGTCATTATCACCGACTTTGAGCTCATCAGTTGCGACAGTATCGTTTTCGTTAACGATCGGGATAATTTTATTTTCTAGCAAAATACGCAAAGTATTGCGGATATTGATATAGCGCTTGCGATCTTTTAAATCACCATGGGTGATCAGTAGCTGTGAGCACGGTACATCAAAAAAGCGCTGCCAATTGGCCATCATTTTCATTTGCCCTACCGCTGCCATGGCTTGTTTAGCGGGGATGGAGGGGTTGGGTGAGCCGTGTTGAATTAATTGGCGGCCAGCGGCAACACTGCCTGATGACACTAAAATAACTTCTTTACCAGCGAGATGACACTGGGTAATAAAACGGGCAATACTCAATAAATGCTGGCCACTGCAGCCATGACCTTGAGGTGCAACTAAGGCACTGCCCACTTTGATAACAACACGGTTAAAGTTCATTGTTCCTTCCTTAATCAGTTCCATCTTTAGCATGAACTTAATTAACCTGATAAGCAATGAACTTTTTGCTTTGTTTTTAGACAAAAACGCAATTTTTAATACGTTAAATCAATAATCATTCCATAAAGGTGTTTTTCATGAGTTAACCTTGAGGTTTATGATTAATAAATTGATACAAATCAAAAAATGTCGTTTTTTTCACCTAGCTATTTACGACGAGTAAACGCCTTTTTAACAAAGTTAGGTAATGCTTTGGCGCCTTGATGAATTTCTGCATTGTAGTAAAGAGTTTCAAAAGTGGCTTGTTTAGCATCATCTTCTCTAAAACCATCAATACTTTGATCTTTTCTCGCTAGCGTACAACTCCACCAACCACTTGGATAAATCGGCTGTGGAAAGTTTAGCGTTTGCAAATCGGCAAAGCCTACATCTTCCATGGCATGGCGCATTGCGGTTAATAACTCTAAATGATAAAGCGGCGATTCACTTTGTTGAACGAGAATTCCACCGGGTTTTAAGGCTGTTAAACAAGATTGGTAAAATGCGTGATTGAACAATCCTTCACCAGGTCCGATTGGGTCGGTTGAATCAACGATCACGATATCGATTGAATTTGGCGCAGCATCCTTCATAAACTTGATGCCGTCATCAAACATAATCGTTGCTCTTGGGTCATTATTTGACTCGCATAATTCAGGAAAGTATTGCTCTGCCATTTGTGTAACAACTTCGTCAATATCTATCTGGTATGCTTGTTTAACGCCCTGGTGTTTAAGCACTTCTTTTAACGTACCGCAATCACCACCACCAATAATTACCACAGTTTCTGGGTTTTCATGGGTGAATAGCGCAGGGTGGGTCATCATTTCGTGATATAAGAAATTCTCACGAGTTGAGACCATAGTGCAACCATCAATCGTCATTAATTTGCCAAACTGAGTGGTTTGGTAAATTTCTACTTTTTGAAAATCTGACTGTTGCTCTGCTAGTTTCTCAGTGATTTTTAACGAGTATGCACTTTCTACGTCTGTGTGAACCTCGGTGAACCAGTTTTTAGCGTCAAATGTTGACATGTTTTAGCTTCCAATTAACAAACTCACTATGAGTTTACTCAAAATTTTGCGATTTATACTGAAACTTAAGCGATTTGTCATTAAAATTAATCAATTCTGTGTGTTGAGAGTGAACAATGACAAAGGCAACAACACAAGCCATTGATACATACAACGTTGATGAGTGGGGCCAAGGCTACTTTACCATTGCTGATAATGGTCACCTGATCGCCCAACCAACGGTTAACGACAAATATCCAGCTATTGATATGGTTGAGTTAGTCGAAGCGATGCAAAACCAAGGGGTTACCTTACCTGTTTTGGTCAGGTTTACTGATATTTTACAACATCGCGTGACTAAGTTAGTAAACGCCTTTAAACGGGCAAAAGAAGCTAGAAACTATACTGGTAAATACACCGCTGTTTACCCTATTAAGGTCAATCAACAACACAGTGTTGTTGAGCACTTGCTCAAAGATAGCAACGGTAAAGTTGGCCTTGAAGCCGGCAGTAAACCAGAACTACTGGCAATTTTAGGCGTTACGACACAACCGATAAAAATTATCTGTAATGGTTATAAGGATTCAGAATTTTTACGCTTGGCCTGCATTGGCAGCAAAATGGGCCACGATGTTTGCATCGTGATCGAAAAGATCAGTGAATTAAAAACCTTCCTGCGCGATGCCGACTTTGCTCAGCCATTACCTTCATTAGGTATTCGGATCAAACTGCATTCAGCAGCGAAAGGCAAATGGCAAAATACCGGCGGAGAAAAAGGTAAGTTCGGTTTAAACGCCAGCCAGTTACTCGATGCCATTGACCTGCTAAAGCAACACAATGCTTTAGATTTACTCAACTTAGTGCATTTTCACATTGGCTCTCAAGTGGCCAATATTCGCGATATTTATAATGCGATTAACGAATGTGCTCAACATTACGCTCAATTTCACGCGATTGGTGTCAATATTAAAACAGTTGATGTAGGCGGCGGCTTAGGTGTTGATTATGACGGCAGTCAGTCACGCAGCGCTTGTTCAATGAACTACTCAGTAGAAGAGTATGCGAAAAATGTGGTTAATGGCTTTGCCGATGTTTGTCAGCAATTAGGCTTACCTCAACCAGATATTATTTCTGAGTCAGGTCGAGCAATGACCGCGCATCACGCGGTACTCATTACTAACGTAATTGAGTGTGAGCCATCATTAAGCAAACGCTCTCCTGCGCCAATTACTGAAGACGCCTCTAAAGAGTTACAGCAATTAGCGACAATTGCCGAGAAAATCAACCGCCGCAATGCAATTGAGCTTTATCACGATGCCAAGCACACCTTTATCGACGCACACCAACAATACAGCCACGGCCAGTTGTCTTTGATTGATTGGGCCAATACCGAGCAATGGTATTTCCACTGTTTGGGCAAAATTAAACAGGTGCTTGACCCAAGGCAGCGAGCGCATCACGAATTACTTGATCGACTTAACGAAAAACTTGCCGATAAGCTGTTTTGTAACTTTTCATTGTTCCAATCCATGCCGGATGCATGGGGTATCGATCAATTATTCCCGATTATGCCGCTATCTGATTTAGATAAG carries:
- the speE gene encoding polyamine aminopropyltransferase, which encodes MSTFDAKNWFTEVHTDVESAYSLKITEKLAEQQSDFQKVEIYQTTQFGKLMTIDGCTMVSTRENFLYHEMMTHPALFTHENPETVVIIGGGDCGTLKEVLKHQGVKQAYQIDIDEVVTQMAEQYFPELCESNNDPRATIMFDDGIKFMKDAAPNSIDIVIVDSTDPIGPGEGLFNHAFYQSCLTALKPGGILVQQSESPLYHLELLTAMRHAMEDVGFADLQTLNFPQPIYPSGWWSCTLARKDQSIDGFREDDAKQATFETLYYNAEIHQGAKALPNFVKKAFTRRK
- a CDS encoding glutamate-5-semialdehyde dehydrogenase, with protein sequence MQSANEFDMKLAAQAAKQASLTIAQCTATEKNDLLRTIADTIEQSIDDILLANTKDIEAGRAKGLTEAMLDRLLLTEQRIVDIAEAIREIISLPDPVGTIDQTTLRPNGLQVGKMRIPLGVIAMIYEARPNVTAEAAALCIKSGNGVILRGGSEAIHSNLALAKCIHQALVAHLLPTAIATVIPDTSRQMIEQLLTMREYIDLVIPRGGEGLITMVTEKSQIPVIQHFKGVCHLFIDKFANLDKALAILVNGKTQRPSACNAIETLLVHQDIASQFLPQAQQALAQFKVKIHACELALPYFNNAELADESDFQAEYLAQEIAIKVVDSFSAAIDHINRYTSDHTEVIVSQDTSRTQQFIRQINSSVVMVNASSRFSDGGELGLGSEIGISTSKLHAYGPMGLAALTTQKFVVIGDGQVR
- the proB gene encoding glutamate 5-kinase yields the protein MNFNRVVIKVGSALVAPQGHGCSGQHLLSIARFITQCHLAGKEVILVSSGSVAAGRQLIQHGSPNPSIPAKQAMAAVGQMKMMANWQRFFDVPCSQLLITHGDLKDRKRYINIRNTLRILLENKIIPIVNENDTVATDELKVGDNDNLAALVAMVSEADCLLILSDVDGVYDQDPRTNPQAKKLKVINQITPAIYAMAGGSQNHIATGGMKTKIQAAEKAVDNGIATFIVDGAQPEAFDQLLRGENPGTLFTPQDSVTKAKKHWLKHTLKSAGQLVLDAGASKALTTKGASLLASGIVQVNGQFDVGDSIEMRCQTSEQIIAKGISQYNSRDLNKIKGQHSDSFEKLLGFCPSKVIVHRDDLVLINAQHKE
- the ilvC gene encoding ketol-acid reductoisomerase, with the protein product MANYFNTLSLREQLAQLGKCRFMKREEFQDGCNYIKDWNIVIVGCGAQGLNQGLNMRDSGLQISYALREAAIAEKRQSYQWATEHGFTVGTYEELIPQADLVLNLTPDKQHTSAVSAVMPLMKHGATLSYSHGFNIVEEGMQVRPDITVIMVAPKCPGTEVREEYKRGFGVPTLIAVHPENDPNGDGLAIAKAYASATGGDRAGVLESSFIAEVKSDLMGEQTILCGMLQTGAILGHQQLVANGVEAGYARKLIQYGWETVTEGLKHGGITNMMDRLSNPAKIKAYDMADELKDILRPLFEKHMDDIIDGTFSTTMMEDWANDDANLLTWRAQTAETSFELAPDCDTEITEQEFYDKGIFLVAMIKAGVELAFESMVAAGIIEESAYYESLHETPLIANCIARNKLYEMNVVISDTAEYGNYLFSHAAVPLLSDFVSKLSLEDLGQGLADPSNQVDNQRLIEVNDAIRNHSVEIIGKELRGYMTDMKRIVSDSL
- the speA gene encoding biosynthetic arginine decarboxylase, translated to MTKATTQAIDTYNVDEWGQGYFTIADNGHLIAQPTVNDKYPAIDMVELVEAMQNQGVTLPVLVRFTDILQHRVTKLVNAFKRAKEARNYTGKYTAVYPIKVNQQHSVVEHLLKDSNGKVGLEAGSKPELLAILGVTTQPIKIICNGYKDSEFLRLACIGSKMGHDVCIVIEKISELKTFLRDADFAQPLPSLGIRIKLHSAAKGKWQNTGGEKGKFGLNASQLLDAIDLLKQHNALDLLNLVHFHIGSQVANIRDIYNAINECAQHYAQFHAIGVNIKTVDVGGGLGVDYDGSQSRSACSMNYSVEEYAKNVVNGFADVCQQLGLPQPDIISESGRAMTAHHAVLITNVIECEPSLSKRSPAPITEDASKELQQLATIAEKINRRNAIELYHDAKHTFIDAHQQYSHGQLSLIDWANTEQWYFHCLGKIKQVLDPRQRAHHELLDRLNEKLADKLFCNFSLFQSMPDAWGIDQLFPIMPLSDLDKPLDQRVIIQDMTCDSDGQIKQYVDGGGIENSLPTPQFNPEKPYHMAMFMVGAYQEILGDLHNLFGDTDSVHVEATEQGFIIKEHIKGESAADVLRTVHFNKSDMLDNYQKRFKNSKVSEHEITLLLTELSESIDGYTYFEE